In Leishmania braziliensis MHOM/BR/75/M2904 complete genome, chromosome 14, the following are encoded in one genomic region:
- a CDS encoding putative kinesin K39 translates to MAKKKAEKGEGALSPPPHSCTELSSVHEAPPRMESDSVKVSVRVRPFNKREQGNNMTSVIATDTRKATVTMCNRNRKEMTGEGTKIFQFDHVFWSVETPDACGARPATQADVFRTIGYPLVQHAFDGFNSCLFAYGQTGSGKTYTMMGADVKTLGGEGSGVTPRICLEIFERKASVEAEGHSRWSVELGYVEVYNERVSDLLGKRKKGAKDGGEEVHVDVREHPSRGVFLEGQRVVEVGCLDDVVRLIELGNGVRHTAATKMNERSSRSHAIIMLLLREERTMTTTSGETIRTAGKNSRMNLVDLAGSERVAQSQVEGQQFKEATHINLSLTTLGRVIDVLADMAKKGARAQYTVAPFRDSKLTFILRDSLGGNSKTFMIATVSPSALNYEETLSTLRYASRARDIVNVAQVNEDPRARRIRELEEQMADMRKAMAGGDPAYVSELKEKLTLLESEAQKRAADLQALEREREHNQVQERLLRATEAEKSELEARAAALQKEMTATRRQADEMQTLNMRLKEEQESKERELLDEMAKKDAAVAEQHRLVVEKERILQQTVCALERERRSQQSLMNSLQAHQQRLMEALEEKQQSDAQRRAFIAEKQQLQLEWNQQQLRQASHMERLLEQLKQAKYECDCQAHVHNLLSHETESRYHLLDQYSQWYAQLEKTKAQQQIALHERYEQLLQDTIATNKTRVTDTVAQVAKLQQQITNQKKTSQICEQKLKSHLAEVQNLYHTLQDVHTRLEGEHAELGKAHAKLDKTNAALEQQLAEWKARATSVDAERGDLSERLARLEGEHAELGKAHAKLDKTNAALEQQLAEWKARATSVDAERGDLSERLARLEGEHAELGKAHAKLDKTNAALEQQLAEWKARATSVDAERGDLSERLARLEGEHAELGKAHAKLDKTNAALEQQLAEWKARATSVDAERGDLSERLARLEGEHAKLGKAHAKLDKTNAALEQQLAEWKARATSVDAERGDLSERLARLEGEHAELGKAHAKLDKTNAALEQQLAEWKARATSVDAERGDLSERLARLEGEHAKLGKAHAKLDKTNAALEQQLAEWKARATSVDAERGDLSERLARLEGEHAELGKTNAALEQQLAEWKARATSVDAERGDLSERLARLEGEHAELGKTNAALEQQLAEWKARATSVDAERGDLSERLARLEGEHAELGKTNAALEQQLAEWKARATSVDAERGDLSERLARLEGEHAELGKAHAKLDKTNAALEQQLAEWKARATSVDAERGDLSERLARLEGEHAELGKTNAALEQQLAEWKARATSVDAERGDLSERLARLEGEHAELGKAHAKLDKTNAALEQQLAEWKARATSVDAERGDLSERLARLEGEHAELGKAHAKLDKTNAALEQQLAEWKARATSVDAERGDLSERLARLEGEHAELGKTNAALEQQLAEWKARATSVDAERGDLSERLARLEGEHAELGKTNAALEQQLAEWKARATSVDAERGDLSERLARLEGEHAELGKAHAKLDKTNAALEQQLAEWKARATSVDAERGDLSERLARLEGEHAELGKAHAKLDKTNAALEQQLAEWKARATSVDAERGDLSERLARLEGEHAELGKAHAKLDKTNAALEQQLAEWKARATSVDAERGDLSERLARLEGEHAELGKTNAALEQQLAEWKARATSVDAQRGDLYEHLARLDGEHAELDKAHAKLDKTNAALEQQLAEWKARATSVDAERGDLYERLARLEGEHAELGKAHAKLDKTNAALEQQLAEWKARATSVDAERGDLSERLARLEGEHAELGKAHAKLDKTNAALEQQLAEWKARATSVDAERGDLSERLARLEGEHAELGKTNAALEQQLAEWKARATSVDAERGDLSERLARLEGEHAELGKAHAKLDKTNAALEQQLAEWKARATSVDAERGDLSERLARLEGEHAELGKAHAKLDKTNAALEQQLAEWKARATSVDAERGDLSERLARLEGEHAELGKAHAKLDKTNAALEQQLAEWKARATSVDAERGDLSERLARLEGEHAELGKSHAKLTRLHTDVEEEVQSVRRVKEELERTVEGLRERAACAEYDVQQLSRDVLIARTCAKEWEGLCGTLSLRLEVHREAHASYSVLAGDGELLSARGLTATLTVASKAAPLSAAKYPTTARLVELLRSGNFKVV, encoded by the coding sequence atggcgaaaaaaaaggccgaGAAAGGCGAGGGGGCTCTCTCCCCGCCGCCCCACTCATGCACAGAGCTGAGCTCCGTGCATGAGGCGCCGCCACGAATGGAGTCGGACAGCGTGAAAGTATCTGTCCGTGTACGGCCCTTTAACAAGCGCGAGCAGGGCAACAACATGACCTCCGTCATCGCCACCGATACCCGCAAAGCCACTGTGACAATGTGCAACCGAAATCGGAAGGAGATGACAGGAGAGGGGACGAAGATATTTCAGTTCGACCACGTGTTCTGGTCTGTAGAGACGCCGGACGCGTGCGGCGCGAGGCCTGCGACGCAGGCAGACGTCTTCCGGACGATCGGGTAcccgctggtgcagcacgcgTTCGACGGGTTCAACTCGTGCCTGTTCGCGTACGGGCAGACGGGGAGCGGGAAGACGTACACGATGATGGGTGCGGACGTGAAGACGCTTGGCGGTGAGGGCAGCGGTGTGACGCCGCGGATCTGCCTGGAGATCTTTGAGCGGAAGGCGagcgtggaggcggaggggcaCTCGCGGTGGAGCGTGGAGCTCGGGTACGTGGAGGTGTACAACGAGCGCGTGTCGGACCTGCTTGGGAAGCGGAAGAAGGGCGCGAAGgacggtggcgaggaggtgcacgtGGACGTGCGGGAGCACCCGAGCCGCGGGGTGTTCCTGGAGGGGCAGCGGGTGGTGGAGGTTGGGTGTCTGGACGACGTTGTGCGGCTGATCGAGCTGGGGAACGGCGTGCGGCACACTGCTGCGACGAAGATGAACGAGCGGAGCAGCCGGAGCCACGCGATCatcatgctgctgctgcgcgaggagcggacgatgacgacgacgagcgGGGAGACGATCCGGACTGCGGGCAAGAACAGCCGGATGAACCTTGTAGACCTTGCGGGGTCTGAGCGCGTGGCGCAGTCGCAGGTGGAGGGGCAGCAGTTCAAGGAGGCGACGCACATCAACCTGTCGCTGACGACGCTGGGGCGCGTGATCGACGTGCTCGCGGACATGGCGAAGAAGGGCGCGAGGGCGCAGTACACCGTTGCGCCGTTCCGCGACTCGAAGCTGACGTTCATCCTGCGGGACTCGCTTGGCGGGAACTCGAAGACGTTCATGATTGCGACTGTGAGCCCGAGCGCGCTGAACTACGAGGAGACGCTGAGCACGCTGCGGTAcgcgtcgcgcgcgcgcgacatTGTGAACGTCGCGCAGGTGAACGAGGAcccgcgcgcgcggcggatccgcgagctggaggagcagatggCGGACATGCGGAAGGCGATGGCCGGCGGCGACCCTGCGTACGTGTCtgagctgaaggagaagctTACGCTGCtggagtcggaggcgcagaagCGTGCGGCGGATctgcaggcgctggagcGGGAGCGCGAGCACAACCAAGTGCAGGAGCGGCTACTGCgcgcgacggaggcggagaagagcgagctggaggcgcgcGCGGCTGCGCTACAGAAGGAGATGACAGCAACACGGCGGCAGGCGGACGAGATGCAGACACTCAACATGCGACTGAAGGAAGAGCAGGAGAGCAAGGAGCGCGAGCTGCTGGATGAGATGGCGAAGAAGgatgccgctgttgctgagCAACATCGGCTTGTcgtggagaaggagaggattCTGCAGCAGACGGTATGCGCATTGGAAAGGGAGCGTCGCTCACAGCAGTCGCTCATGAATTCGCTACAGGCTCATCAGCAACGTCTCATGGAGGCACtagaagagaagcaacagtctgatgcgcagcgccgtgctTTCATagcggagaagcagcagctgcagttaGAGTGGAATCAGCAGCAACTACGGCAGGCGTCTCACATGGAGCGcctcctcgagcagctgaagcaggCAAAGTACGAGTGTGATTGTCAAGCACACGTTCACAACCTGCTCAGTCACGAGACGGAATCACGATATCACCTACTCGACCAATATTCTCAGTGGTACGCTCAACTTGAGAAGACtaaagcgcagcagcagatagCACTGCACGAAAGATATGAGCAGCTTCTTCAAGACACAATCGCAACGAACAAGACGCGAGTCACTGACACTGTGGCTCAGGTCGCCAAGCTTCAGCAACAGATCACAAATCAGAAGAAAACCAGTCAGATATGCGAACAAAAATTAAAATCTCACCTAGCAGAGGTGCAAAATCTCTACCACACACTGCAAGACGTCCACacgcggctggagggtgagcacgcggagctgggcaaggcacatgccaagctggacaagacgaacgcggcgctggagcagcagctggcggagtggaaggcccgcgccaccagcgtggatgccgagcgcggcgacctgtctgagcgccttgcgcggctggagggtgagcacgcggagctgggcaaggcacatgccaagctggacaagacgaacgcggcgctggagcagcagctggcggagtggaaggcccgcgccaccagcgtggacgccgagcgcggcgacctgtctgagcgccttgcacggctggagggtgagcacgcggagctgggcaaggcacatgccaagctggacaagacgaacgcggcgctggagcagcagctggcggagtggaaggcccgcgccaccagcgtggatgccgagcgcggcgacctgtctgagcgccttgcacggctggagggtgagcacgcggagctgggcaaggcacatgccaagctggacaagacgaacgcggcgctggagcagcagctggcggagtggaaggcccgcgccaccagcgtggatgccgagcgcggcgacctgtctgagcgccttgcacggctggagggtgagcacgcgaagctgggcaaggcacatgccaagctggacaagacgaacgcggcgctggagcagcagctggcggagtggaaggcccgcgccaccagcgtggatgccgagcgcggcgacctgtctgagcgccttgcgcggctggagggtgagcacgcggagctgggcaaggcacatgccaagctggacaagacgaacgcggcgctggagcagcagctggcggagtggaaggcccgcgccaccagcgtggacgccgagcgcggcgacctgtctgagcgccttgcgcggctggagggtgagcacgcgaagctgggcaaggcacatgccaagctggacaagacgaacgcggcgctggagcagcagctggcggagtggaaggcccgcgccaccagcgtggatgccgagcgcggcgacctgtctgagcgccttgcacggctggagggtgagcacgcggagctgggcaagacgaacgcggcgctggagcagcagctggcggagtggaaggcccgcgccaccagcgtggatgccgagcgcggcgacctgtctgagcgccttgcacggctggagggtgagcacgcggagctgggcaagacgaacgcggcgctggagcagcagctggcggagtggaaggcccgcgccaccagcgtggatgccgagcgcggcgacctgtctgagcgccttgcacggctggagggtgagcacgcggagctgggcaagacgaacgcggcgctggagcagcagctggcggagtggaaggcccgcgccaccagcgtggatgccgagcgcggcgacctgtctgagcgccttgcacggctggagggtgagcacgcggagctgggcaaggcacatgccaagctggacaagacgaacgcggcgctggagcagcagctggcggagtggaaggcccgcgccaccagcgtggatgccgagcgcggcgacctgtctgagcgccttgcacggctggagggtgagcacgcggagctgggcaagacgaacgcggcgctggagcagcagctggcggagtggaaggcccgcgccaccagcgtggatgccgagcgcggcgacctgtctgagcgccttgcacggctggagggtgagcacgcggagctgggcaaggcacatgccaagctggacaagacgaacgcggcgctggagcagcagctggcggagtggaaggcccgcgccaccagcgtggacgccgagcgcggcgacctgtctgagcgccttgcacggctggagggtgagcacgcggagctgggcaaggcacatgccaagctggacaagacgaacgcggcgctggagcagcagctggcggagtggaaggcccgcgccaccagcgtggatgccgagcgcggcgacctgtctgagcgccttgcacggctggagggtgagcacgcggagctgggcaagacgaacgcggcgctggagcagcagctggcggagtggaaggcccgcgccaccagcgtggatgccgagcgcggcgacctgtctgagcgccttgcacggctggagggtgagcacgcggagctgggcaagacgaacgcggcgctggagcagcagctggcggagtggaaggcccgcgccaccagcgtggacgccgagcgcggcgacctgtctgagcgccttgcacggctggagggtgagcacgcggagctgggcaaggcacatgccaagctggacaagacgaacgcggcgctggagcagcagctggcggagtggaaggcccgcgccaccagcgtggatgccgagcgcggcgacctgtctgagcgccttgcacggctggagggtgagcacgcggagctgggcaaggcacatgccaagctggacaagacgaacgcggcgctggagcagcagctggcggagtggaaggcccgcgccaccagcgtggatgccgagcgcggcgacctgtctgagcgccttgcacggctggagggtgagcacgcggagctgggcaaggcacatgccaagctggacaagacgaacgcggcgctggagcagcagctggcggagtggaaggcccgcgccaccagcgtggatgccgagcgcggcgacctgtctgagcgccttgcacggctggagggtgagcacgcggagctgggcaagacgaatgcggcgctggagcagcagctggcggagtggaaggcccgcgccaccagcgtggatgcccagcgcggcgacctgtaTGAGCAccttgcacggctggatggtgagcacgcggagctggacaaggcacatgccaagctggacaagacgaacgcggcgctggagcagcagctggcggagtggaaggcccgcgccaccagcgtggatgccgagcgcggcgacctgtatgagcgccttgcacggctggagggtgagcacgcggagctgggcaaggcacatgccaagctggacaagacgaacgcggcgctggagcagcagctggcggagtggaaggcccgcgccaccagcgtggatgccgagcgcggcgacctgtctgagcgccttgcacggctggagggtgagcacgcggagctgggcaaggcacatgccaagctggacaagacgaacgcggcgctggagcagcagctggcggagtggaaggcccgcgccaccagcgtggatgccgagcgcggcgacctgtctgagcgccttgcacggctggagggtgagcacgcggagctgggcaagacgaacgcggcgctggagcagcagctggcggagtggaaggcccgcgccaccagcgtggatgccgagcgcggcgacctgtctgagcgccttgcgcggctggagggtgagcacgcggagctgggcaaggcacatgccaagctggacaagacgaacgcggcgctggagcagcagctggcggagtggaaggcccgcgccaccagcgtggatgccgagcgcggcgacctgtctgagcgccttgcacggctggagggtgagcacgcggagctgggcaaggcacatgccaagctggacaagacgaacgcggcgctggagcagcagctggcggagtggaaggcccgcgccaccagcgtggacgccgagcgcggcgacctgtctgagcgccttgcacggctggagggtgagcacgcggagctgggcaaggcacatgccaagctggacaagacgaacgcggcgctggagcagcagctggcggagtggaaggcccgcgccaccagcgtggatgccgagcgcggcgacctgtctgagcgccttgcgcggctggagggtgagcacgcggagctgggcaagtCTCATGCAAAGTTGACGAGGTTGCACACTGATGTTGAGGAAGAGGTACAGTCGGTAAGGCGGGTGAAGGAGGAATTGGAGAGGACGGTGGAGGGTTTGCGTGAGAGGGCTGCATGTGCGGAATATGACGTGCAACAACTCTCTCGGGATGTTTTGATTGCGCGAACGTGTGCGAAGGAATGGGAGGGACTGTGTGGTACTTTGTCTTTGCGGTTGGAAGTGCATCGGGAAGCTCACGCAAGTTATTCTGTTTTAGCAGGTGATGGAGAGCTGTTGTCGGCGCGTGGCTTGACTGCTACTCTTACGGTGGCCTCGAAGGCAGCCCCGTTAAGCGCTGCGAAGTACCCGACGACGGCAAGACTGGTGGAGCTTCTGCGCAGTGGCAACTTCAAGGTCGTATGA